Proteins from a single region of Palaemon carinicauda isolate YSFRI2023 chromosome 1, ASM3689809v2, whole genome shotgun sequence:
- the LOC137641147 gene encoding piggyBac transposable element-derived protein 4-like, with translation MDASSFHGYGEPRSDDDDGDYSNDEISNSSLSDSDPNFDDEESSSYSESEDDGTGDDSILPATDDDGTEDENILPSTSNVTDIQQQLSQANGNSDRQDTVALPRNFLCTAREVKHYTLHSTSDGEVLPLDVYKLFVTDEIFDLIVIETNRFYDTTAAMKPITRHSKMKAWKPVTKQDIEKFFGIFILMGLNKQPTFESYWSRSKMYGVDLIKTTMARNKFELILRFIHFADNSRSDGSDRLLKLRPLIQLLSRNFKKFTPGEKVVIDESMVLFRGRTILRQYNPSKSHKYGLKVYKLCSVDGYTWEFMIYKGKGDNAPGIEHAEYITRALMDGLLSEGRTLYIDNFYSSVPLSRYLLGKSTYVCGTLRVNRKYVPKSVTRKKLKKGEVAAQQNSEGIKVIKWKDQRDVLMLTTVPEYTKELVKTGKIKRGIEREKPQCILDYNAAKKGVDYSDQMASYYSPLRKVKKWYKKGAFELLLGTAIVNSYILFNKFHTNKPISIKKFRESVVLSLLTGKPTEDIKIGKDFSPIGGKRSLHVLVELDGKCRDVRKRCRGCYELLSKNEGSQIAARKARRVKTVCGQCEGKPHLCPSCFEILHSKEY, from the coding sequence ATGGATGCTAGTAGCTTTCATGGGTATGGCGAACCACggtcagatgatgatgatggtgattacagCAATGATGAAATTTCAAATTCCTCCCTAAGTGACTCTGATCCAAATTTCGATGATGAAGAAAGTAGCAGCTACAGCGAATCAGAAGATGATGGTACAGGAGATGACAGCATTTTGCCAGCAACGGATGATGATGGTACAGAGGATGAAAATATATTGCCTTCAACATCTAATGTGACAGATATTCAACAACAATTATCTCAAGCAAATGGAAACTCTGACAGGCAGGATACCGTTGCTCTCCCTAGAAACTTCCTATGTACAGCTAGAGAAGTGAAACATTACACTTTGCATTCTACTTCAGATGGAGAAGTTCTTCCACTTGATGTGTATAAATTATTTGTTACTGATGAGATCTTTGATTTGATAGTTATTGAAACTAATAGATTTTATGATACTACTGCAGCAATGAAGCCTATTACTAGGCACTCTAAGATGAAAGCTTGGAAACCAGTAACCAAACAAGACATTGAAAAGTTCTTTGGTATCTTTATTCTCATGGGTCTGAATAAGCAGCCAACTTTTGAGAGCTACTGGAGTAGGAGCAAAATGTATGGAGTTGATCTTATAAAGACAACCATGGCTAGGAATAAATTTGAGCTGATCCTACGATTTATACACTTTGCAGATAATAGTCGCTCAGATGGAAGTGATAGACTTTTGAAACTGCGGCCACTGATTCAGCTTTTGTCAAGAAACTTTAAAAAATTCACACCTGGTGAAAAGGTTGTAATAGATGAAAGTATGGTTTTATTTAGAGGTCGAACAATATTACGGCAATATAATCCAAGTAAAAGTCACAAATATGGATTGAAAGTCTATAAATTGTGCTCAGTGGATGGATATACTTGGGAATTCatgatttacaaagggaaaggtgataatGCTCCAGGAATAGAACATGCAGAGTATATAACTCGGGCACTAATGGATGGACTTCTTAGTGAAGGTAGAACACTTTATATAGACAATTTCTATTCTTCAGTGCCATTGTCTAGGTACCTTTTAGGAAAATCAACTTATGTCTGTGGAACACTGAGAGTGAACAGAAAGTATGTTCCAAAATCTGTGACAcgcaaaaaactgaaaaaaggtgaagtagcagcacaGCAGAATTCTGAAGGCATAAAAGTTATAAAGTGGAAGGATCAACGTGATGTTCTTATGTTAACAACTGTCCCTGAATATACCAAAGAATTAGTCAAAACTGGTAAAATAAAACGTGGTATAGAGAGAGAAAAGCCGCAATGTATCTTGGATTATAATGCAGCCAAAAAAGGAGTGGACTACTCTGACCAGATGGCCTCATATTACTCACCCCTCAGAAAAGTTAAGAAGTGGTACAAGAAAGGAGCTTTTGAGCTTCTTCTTGGGACAGCTATAGTAAATTCATATATTCTCTTCAACAAGTTTCACACAAACAAACCAATTTCAATAAAGAAATTTAGAGAATCTGTAGTACTCTCACTTTTGACAGGTAAACCAACTGAAGATATAAAGATTGGAAAGGATTTTTCACCCATTGGGGGGAAAAGGTCACTTCATGTTTTAGTTGAGTTAGATGGAAAATGTAGAGATGTGAGAAAAAGATGCAGAGGTTGCTATGAGTTACTTAGTAAGAATGAAGGAAGCCAAATCGCAGCACGCAAAGCAAGAAGAGTAAAGACAGTGTGTGGTCAATGTGAAGGCAAGCCTCATTTATGCCCATCATGCTTTGAAATACTTCATTCAAAGGAGTACTAA